From Desulfovibrio intestinalis, one genomic window encodes:
- a CDS encoding outer membrane protein assembly factor BamD, whose product MHKKLLRSFLLAMSIFMVSGCGIIDMIYLPPAEDTAQEIFEAANDAMSEKNYVRAVELYNKLRDTYPFSPYTIDAELSLGDAYFLDEEYELATESYKDFESLHPRHEAIPYVLYQTGMSLMKQFRSVDRATTELQEAYDYFNRLHQMYPDSPYAKGAEEHMLTCRKLMAEHELYIADVFWHMKKYGPAWHRYEFIMKNFQDVPEVAEHAKEKSLVAYHNYKEEQAKETRQKRQGSWRDWFKWL is encoded by the coding sequence ATGCATAAAAAATTGTTACGCTCCTTTCTGCTTGCCATGAGTATATTCATGGTATCCGGTTGCGGCATCATTGACATGATTTATTTGCCGCCCGCCGAAGACACTGCGCAGGAAATTTTTGAAGCCGCCAACGACGCCATGAGTGAAAAAAATTATGTGCGTGCCGTGGAGCTGTATAACAAACTGCGTGATACTTACCCATTCAGCCCTTATACCATAGATGCAGAACTTTCTTTGGGTGACGCCTACTTCCTTGATGAGGAGTACGAGCTTGCCACTGAAAGCTACAAGGATTTCGAATCCCTGCACCCAAGGCATGAGGCCATCCCCTATGTGCTGTACCAGACGGGCATGTCCCTGATGAAGCAGTTCCGTTCCGTTGACAGGGCCACTACAGAGCTTCAGGAAGCTTACGATTACTTCAATCGTTTGCACCAAATGTATCCCGACTCTCCCTACGCCAAGGGCGCGGAAGAACACATGCTGACTTGCCGCAAACTCATGGCTGAACACGAGCTTTATATTGCTGATGTGTTCTGGCACATGAAAAAATACGGTCCGGCATGGCATCGTTACGAATTTATCATGAAGAACTTCCAGGATGTGCCGGAAGTGGCTGAGCATGCCAAAGAAAAAAGCTTGGTGGCCTACCACAACTACAAGGAAGAACAGGCCAAAGAGACACGCCAGAAGCGGCAAGGCTCTTGGCGAGACTGGTTCAAATGGTTGTAA
- the trxA gene encoding thioredoxin, with protein MAEQVTDATFESVVLKSDLPVLLDFWAPWCGPCRAVGPIIDELSTEYAGKVRIVKMNVDENPATPTKFGIRAIPTLVLFKNGETVEQITGAVTKAAMKDLLDNKALA; from the coding sequence ATGGCTGAACAGGTCACAGACGCCACCTTTGAAAGTGTTGTTCTTAAGTCCGATCTGCCGGTTCTGCTTGACTTCTGGGCTCCCTGGTGCGGCCCTTGCCGTGCGGTTGGTCCCATTATTGATGAACTTTCCACTGAATATGCTGGAAAGGTGCGCATTGTAAAAATGAATGTGGATGAAAACCCCGCCACTCCCACAAAGTTTGGCATCCGGGCCATCCCCACACTGGTGCTTTTCAAGAACGGTGAAACTGTTGAACAGATTACTGGCGCGGTAACTAAGGCTGCCATGAAAGACCTGCTCGACAACAAGGCTCTGGCATGA
- the tsaD gene encoding tRNA (adenosine(37)-N6)-threonylcarbamoyltransferase complex transferase subunit TsaD translates to MLCLGVESSCDETALALVEDGVLLHSVLATQADMHALFGGVVPELASREHYRFVGSLFDELMQRTSKRASDIDLVTVARGPGLLGSLLVGVAFAKGLALGLGARFLGVNHLHAHLLAAGLEQPLTFPALGLLVSGGHTHLYHIESPWKCIPLGRTLDDAAGEAFDKVAKVLGLSYPGGKLMDALAREGRADSVVFPRPYLDNDNLDFSFSGLKTAASSHIQQALQSPTWPRPLCSVEEAPHQLKDCCAAFNAAVVDTLCKKTKRALDKIPQLQTLILAGGVACNSLLRQRITALMKSRGGRALIPSPHLCTDNAAMIAYAGWLLGKEGFYHHLNMETIPRGRAVPDDMQRRP, encoded by the coding sequence ATGCTTTGCCTTGGAGTTGAAAGTTCCTGTGATGAAACTGCGCTGGCGCTGGTGGAGGACGGGGTATTATTGCACTCCGTGCTCGCCACCCAGGCCGACATGCACGCTCTGTTTGGTGGGGTTGTCCCCGAACTGGCCTCGCGCGAGCATTACCGCTTTGTCGGCTCTCTATTTGATGAGCTGATGCAGCGCACAAGTAAAAGGGCTTCTGATATCGACCTAGTGACAGTAGCTCGCGGGCCGGGGTTGCTGGGCAGTCTTCTGGTGGGTGTAGCCTTTGCCAAAGGCCTTGCTCTCGGCCTCGGAGCCCGTTTTTTAGGCGTCAATCACCTCCATGCTCACTTGCTGGCAGCAGGTCTGGAACAACCCCTGACCTTTCCGGCGCTGGGCTTGCTCGTCTCTGGCGGGCACACCCACCTCTACCACATTGAGTCCCCCTGGAAATGCATCCCCCTTGGTCGAACCCTAGATGATGCGGCAGGAGAGGCCTTTGACAAAGTGGCTAAAGTGCTGGGGCTTTCTTATCCCGGTGGAAAACTGATGGATGCCTTGGCAAGAGAAGGGCGGGCTGACAGTGTTGTCTTTCCACGGCCCTACCTTGACAATGATAACCTCGACTTCAGTTTCAGCGGGTTGAAAACAGCGGCCAGCAGCCACATACAGCAAGCGCTTCAAAGCCCGACATGGCCGCGCCCCTTGTGCTCTGTAGAAGAAGCCCCACACCAGTTGAAAGACTGCTGCGCGGCATTCAATGCTGCGGTTGTTGATACTCTTTGTAAAAAAACAAAAAGGGCACTGGATAAAATTCCGCAGTTACAAACGCTGATTTTGGCTGGCGGCGTGGCGTGCAATTCACTGCTGCGCCAACGCATAACGGCGCTTATGAAAAGCAGGGGGGGCAGAGCCCTCATTCCCAGCCCGCACCTGTGCACAGATAACGCCGCCATGATAGCATATGCAGGATGGCTTTTGGGAAAAGAGGGATTTTACCACCATCTTAATATGGAAACCATCCCCCGAGGACGCGCTGTACCCGATGATATGCAGCGTCGTCCATAA
- a CDS encoding cation diffusion facilitator family transporter, with amino-acid sequence MVESLEAGAEKKRAALTSLWAAFALTAVKLIVGLQTNSLGILSEALHSGLDLLAAAITLAAVRIASKPADARHPYGHGKVENLSALAETLLLFLTCIWVVYEGVQRLMAGDTPVTPSLWGVGVMALSIIIDVNRVRILRRVAKKYKSQALEADALHFSTDILSSAVVLVGVLAVWVASELSLPAPLHEMLVQADTVAALLVALIIFRASVRMAMQAVDTLMDSGSTRERLAIIAAVTEVQGITDVRDVRLRSSGPINFVDLTVGVEPGIKVSEGHRLAHEAEQAVALVLDGADVTIHVEPHSADEARHCDPFALVQHTAWSHGLAVHNVQILRSPESCHIELHIELPGSMPFVQAYKRVKDFEDALRAAIPQVEVVSHLEPEGAACALAYGASVSLSYAEMAWREIETAVAKEPLVTAPHKFSTYELPEQGVCISFHCDVDPVLNVEEAHTICMRLEKQLRISIPQLGRIIIHMEPGTKPAA; translated from the coding sequence ATGGTTGAGTCTTTGGAAGCTGGTGCTGAAAAAAAACGGGCGGCGCTCACATCGCTTTGGGCCGCCTTTGCCCTCACAGCCGTTAAACTTATCGTTGGCTTGCAAACCAACAGCCTTGGCATCCTGTCAGAGGCTTTGCATAGCGGCCTGGATCTTCTGGCTGCCGCCATCACATTGGCAGCTGTGCGCATAGCTTCCAAGCCAGCTGACGCGCGCCACCCGTATGGCCACGGCAAGGTAGAAAATCTTTCGGCACTGGCCGAAACTCTGCTTTTGTTCCTTACCTGCATATGGGTTGTTTATGAAGGTGTACAGCGCCTTATGGCTGGCGATACCCCTGTGACACCTTCATTATGGGGCGTGGGCGTTATGGCCCTGTCTATCATTATTGACGTGAACAGAGTGCGAATCCTGCGCCGTGTGGCTAAAAAATACAAAAGCCAGGCGCTTGAAGCAGACGCGCTGCATTTTTCAACAGATATTCTGTCTTCAGCTGTGGTACTTGTGGGCGTTCTTGCGGTTTGGGTTGCTTCTGAACTCAGCCTGCCAGCCCCTTTACATGAAATGCTGGTTCAGGCCGACACGGTTGCAGCTTTACTGGTGGCCTTAATCATTTTTCGGGCAAGCGTTCGCATGGCGATGCAAGCGGTCGATACGCTGATGGATTCAGGATCTACCCGTGAACGACTGGCAATCATTGCAGCTGTGACAGAAGTGCAAGGCATTACCGATGTCCGGGATGTGCGCCTGCGCTCCAGTGGGCCCATCAATTTTGTTGATCTGACTGTAGGCGTGGAGCCGGGAATCAAGGTAAGCGAAGGACATCGGCTGGCGCATGAAGCGGAACAGGCGGTAGCTCTGGTGCTGGATGGGGCAGATGTTACCATTCATGTTGAACCGCACAGTGCCGACGAAGCCAGACATTGTGACCCCTTTGCTCTGGTGCAGCACACGGCATGGAGTCATGGCCTTGCCGTGCACAACGTGCAAATTCTGCGTTCACCTGAAAGTTGCCATATTGAGCTGCATATTGAACTGCCCGGCAGCATGCCCTTTGTTCAAGCATACAAGCGAGTCAAAGATTTCGAGGATGCCCTGCGTGCGGCAATTCCCCAGGTCGAGGTAGTGAGTCACCTTGAGCCAGAGGGAGCGGCCTGTGCCTTGGCCTACGGAGCTTCGGTGTCCCTGTCCTATGCAGAAATGGCGTGGCGTGAAATTGAAACCGCTGTGGCCAAAGAACCCCTGGTCACAGCCCCTCACAAATTCTCAACGTACGAGCTGCCGGAGCAGGGGGTTTGCATTTCCTTTCATTGCGATGTTGATCCCGTTTTGAATGTAGAAGAGGCGCACACAATATGCATGCGCCTCGAAAAGCAGTTACGAATCAGCATCCCACAGCTGGGACGCATTATTATACACATGGAGCCCGGCACAAAGCCCGCAGCATGA
- the yihA gene encoding ribosome biogenesis GTP-binding protein YihA/YsxC — protein MAISLTLESTAYTLDQLTARPEAQIALAGRSNVGKSSLVNALAGRKKLAKVSSTPGKTRSVNFYMVEPLGFYLVDLPGYGYARASHSEREKWARLLEKYLVECSSLKALALLLDCRLPPQQLDLNLAAFAQRNRLHLVPILTKVDKCNQKERAFRQKEWQDIVGICPVLTSSSSRFGIENLWRSLAEAAGVEEPTFKAL, from the coding sequence ATGGCTATCAGTCTTACGCTGGAAAGCACTGCTTATACATTGGATCAGCTGACGGCCCGGCCTGAAGCACAGATAGCCCTTGCTGGTCGGTCAAATGTAGGAAAGTCCTCTCTTGTCAACGCACTGGCAGGGAGAAAGAAATTGGCCAAGGTCAGCTCGACGCCAGGCAAAACGCGCTCTGTCAATTTTTACATGGTAGAGCCATTGGGCTTTTACCTTGTGGATTTGCCTGGTTATGGCTACGCACGCGCCAGCCACAGTGAAAGAGAAAAATGGGCTCGGCTGCTGGAGAAGTATTTGGTTGAATGTTCCAGCCTTAAGGCTTTGGCTTTGTTGCTTGACTGCCGCCTGCCACCCCAGCAGCTTGATCTGAACCTGGCTGCGTTTGCCCAAAGAAATCGCCTGCACTTGGTGCCCATTCTGACTAAAGTTGATAAATGCAACCAGAAGGAACGCGCATTCAGGCAAAAAGAGTGGCAAGACATCGTTGGTATCTGCCCCGTGTTGACGTCATCCAGCAGTCGCTTTGGTATTGAAAATTTGTGGCGTTCATTGGCTGAAGCCGCTGGCGTTGAAGAACCGACCTTTAAAGCTCTGTAG
- the lolA gene encoding outer membrane lipoprotein chaperone LolA encodes MRTVRAIVATVALSLFIAPPVSVQAQDMAAAIQARYEKLGSFTADFEQTLTHKESGSVEKRQGKLLFKKPLLIRWQTASPHEETLVVTGKEIWNYLPEEDVAYRYPPSLVQDSRSIIQVITGQAALNKDFEVKPEGKEGGLSKLRLFPKEPAPQMVEAIIWVEPETGYIRRANILDFYGNGNEILFTRFTPDVSIKASEFTFTPPKGVEVEDRIESKVPEKELFQ; translated from the coding sequence ATGCGGACAGTACGCGCAATCGTGGCAACAGTAGCCCTGAGCCTTTTCATCGCCCCGCCAGTATCGGTCCAGGCTCAGGACATGGCTGCAGCCATCCAGGCCAGATACGAAAAACTGGGCTCATTTACTGCGGACTTTGAGCAGACTCTTACCCATAAAGAAAGTGGTTCTGTAGAAAAACGGCAAGGCAAATTGCTGTTCAAAAAACCGTTGCTGATCCGCTGGCAAACGGCCAGTCCTCACGAAGAAACGTTGGTGGTTACAGGTAAGGAAATTTGGAATTACCTGCCTGAAGAAGACGTAGCCTATCGCTACCCCCCCAGTTTGGTTCAGGATTCACGCAGCATTATTCAGGTGATCACCGGTCAGGCGGCCCTGAACAAAGATTTCGAAGTAAAGCCTGAGGGCAAGGAGGGTGGCTTGTCAAAGCTACGCCTCTTCCCTAAAGAGCCCGCGCCACAAATGGTTGAAGCCATAATATGGGTAGAACCGGAAACAGGGTATATTCGCCGGGCCAATATTTTGGATTTTTATGGCAACGGCAACGAAATATTGTTCACACGCTTCACTCCTGACGTCAGCATAAAAGCTTCGGAATTCACGTTTACGCCTCCCAAAGGCGTAGAGGTTGAAGACCGCATTGAAAGCAAGGTGCCTGAGAAGGAATTATTCCAGTAA
- a CDS encoding DNA translocase FtsK, which yields MLFWALLLLLSLLSFDAADPSLNHVVSGTVDVHNKAGLFGAYTAGFLNDVFGVAAFLCPLVFGALGAAYVSPAYGMHWWRWCGFFFLTICLLVAGAAWDFSIGDVWGGGMVGSALHSNASRYLSPGGSALVWIFIFLAGLQLAWNISWFSLAGRLLHILRDKLEARLESGDDGEAAAKQEKPAKTDSKQTRGRLQVQPEIVQHSLSPELEEKAVAKRSFKISWPNWSFLARWRDKLGDIHPTAESLPDVYDEKISASDRPCMDSVESTAPLVPAHETHDDDPFAVAQDLNGQPLVKEGNKSAHRLQTSSTKTTSPESSEAPYVETDSTFSDDEPGDVATTAENNSPVKRQASSSESGLVAAVTAPFRKKAAIPLPGLDLLAPPSQQAGGLSREDLQARGQALMACLNDFDIQSELVRITPGPVVTMFEVRPAPGIRVNRISNLTDDLALALKAVAIRIQAPIPGSDTVGIEIPNEQRETVNFRELAACEAFRTGCGPLTMILGKDIAGKPFMADLTRMPHLLVAGATGAGKSVCLNGILVSLLYRTQPQDMQLLLIDPKRIEMAVYADAPHLVHPVVTEMSEAKNALEWAVHEMDRRYAAMARLGVRNVSSFNQKLAAYKNDLPPDFSDLEPLPYLVIVIDELADLMMTAAREVETSIVRLAQLARAAGIHLILATQRPSVDVVTGLIKANFPCRISFQVTSKHDSRTILDQVGAEHLLGRGDMLFKPSGGRLQRLHGPFLSDEEVQSVVDHWKRHLSPSYKVDFAQWGLDAAMGGAGGGGGDAASDPLYGEVQAFVSEQGRASISLVQRRFKIGFNRAARLVEQLEHDGIIGPADGSKPRAVVK from the coding sequence CTGCTTTTCTGGGCACTGTTGCTTTTGCTCAGTTTGCTCAGCTTTGACGCAGCTGACCCCAGCCTCAACCATGTGGTTAGCGGGACTGTTGACGTACATAACAAAGCAGGACTCTTTGGCGCATACACCGCTGGCTTTCTTAACGATGTGTTTGGCGTGGCCGCCTTCCTGTGCCCATTGGTTTTCGGGGCACTGGGAGCGGCCTACGTTTCTCCGGCCTATGGCATGCACTGGTGGCGCTGGTGCGGCTTCTTTTTTCTGACAATCTGCCTGCTTGTAGCTGGCGCCGCTTGGGATTTCTCCATCGGCGACGTCTGGGGCGGCGGCATGGTTGGCAGCGCATTGCACAGCAACGCCAGCCGCTATCTCAGCCCTGGCGGCTCGGCCCTTGTCTGGATTTTCATTTTTCTTGCTGGTCTCCAGTTGGCGTGGAACATATCCTGGTTCAGCTTGGCGGGGCGCCTGCTTCATATACTGCGCGACAAGCTGGAAGCCCGGCTTGAATCGGGGGATGATGGAGAAGCCGCAGCCAAACAAGAAAAACCAGCAAAAACAGATTCAAAACAGACCCGAGGCCGTCTCCAGGTACAGCCAGAAATTGTACAGCACTCTCTTAGCCCAGAGCTTGAAGAAAAAGCTGTTGCCAAAAGAAGCTTCAAAATTTCTTGGCCCAACTGGTCTTTTCTGGCCCGATGGCGTGATAAGTTGGGTGACATTCACCCAACGGCCGAATCTCTGCCTGACGTTTATGATGAAAAAATTTCTGCTTCTGACAGACCATGTATGGATAGCGTTGAGTCCACGGCTCCCTTGGTGCCTGCACACGAAACGCATGATGACGATCCATTTGCAGTTGCCCAGGACTTAAACGGACAACCACTGGTGAAAGAAGGAAACAAGTCTGCTCACCGTCTTCAAACATCATCGACGAAAACGACTTCGCCGGAAAGCTCAGAGGCTCCGTACGTTGAAACCGACAGCACTTTTTCGGACGATGAACCTGGCGATGTTGCAACTACAGCCGAAAATAACTCCCCAGTAAAACGACAGGCTTCTTCGTCTGAATCAGGACTCGTAGCCGCAGTTACTGCTCCTTTTAGAAAAAAAGCGGCAATCCCCTTGCCGGGTCTTGACCTGCTGGCTCCGCCATCGCAGCAGGCGGGGGGGCTCAGCCGTGAAGATCTTCAGGCGCGGGGCCAGGCTCTGATGGCTTGCCTTAATGATTTTGACATTCAAAGCGAACTTGTGCGCATCACCCCCGGTCCGGTGGTTACCATGTTTGAAGTTCGCCCGGCTCCTGGTATTCGGGTAAACCGTATATCAAACTTGACCGACGATCTGGCGTTGGCCCTCAAGGCGGTGGCCATACGCATTCAGGCGCCTATCCCTGGTTCAGATACTGTTGGCATCGAAATTCCCAATGAACAACGCGAAACCGTGAACTTTCGGGAGCTGGCCGCCTGCGAAGCATTCCGCACCGGTTGCGGCCCCTTGACGATGATCCTTGGCAAAGACATTGCAGGCAAGCCCTTCATGGCCGACCTGACCCGGATGCCGCATCTTCTTGTGGCTGGAGCCACAGGCGCAGGAAAAAGTGTATGTCTTAATGGCATCCTCGTCAGTTTGCTTTACCGCACTCAACCGCAGGACATGCAGCTTTTACTCATTGACCCCAAACGGATCGAAATGGCTGTATACGCTGATGCCCCCCATCTGGTGCATCCTGTTGTTACAGAAATGAGCGAGGCCAAAAACGCTTTAGAATGGGCTGTGCACGAAATGGACCGCCGATATGCGGCCATGGCCCGGCTTGGCGTTCGTAATGTTTCTAGTTTTAACCAGAAACTTGCCGCCTATAAGAACGATCTGCCGCCAGATTTTTCGGATCTGGAGCCTTTGCCTTACCTTGTTATTGTTATCGATGAATTGGCCGACCTTATGATGACAGCTGCACGCGAAGTGGAAACAAGCATTGTGCGCCTGGCGCAGCTTGCGCGCGCTGCTGGCATTCATCTTATTTTGGCAACACAACGCCCCAGTGTGGACGTGGTCACAGGCCTTATCAAGGCAAACTTTCCTTGCCGCATTTCATTTCAGGTCACCTCCAAGCACGACTCTCGCACAATCCTTGATCAGGTTGGTGCAGAGCACCTGCTTGGACGCGGCGACATGCTGTTCAAGCCCAGCGGTGGGCGGTTGCAACGCTTGCATGGCCCTTTCCTGAGCGATGAGGAAGTACAGAGTGTGGTTGACCACTGGAAGCGCCATTTGAGCCCATCCTACAAGGTTGACTTCGCTCAGTGGGGTCTTGATGCCGCAATGGGTGGCGCAGGGGGCGGAGGTGGAGACGCTGCCAGTGATCCTTTGTATGGCGAGGTACAGGCCTTTGTGAGCGAGCAGGGCCGGGCGTCCATATCTCTTGTGCAGCGTCGCTTCAAGATTGGTTTCAACCGGGCGGCACGCCTGGTGGAACAGCTTGAACATGATGGCATCATAGGGCCTGCGGACGGCAGCAAACCTCGCGCAGTTGTAAAGTAA
- a CDS encoding 30S ribosomal protein S1, translated as MTEEKFAASMQEEGVEDFAAMLAAHETSGHRLQTGQKVTGTVIAVTGDSVFIDVGIKVDGIMERKDILDADGKETAGPGDTVEAWVVGVSSQEIRLSRSMSGSGVAALEEARDAGLPVEGRIAGTCKGGYTVEVMGKTAFCPGSQIGLAASEEADSLVGRMLQFLVIRVENRGRNIVVSRRALLDRERQAQLEVLLEKLEVGATVEGKISRFAPFGAFMELDSAVEGMIHLSELSWSRVGTPDEAVSLGDTVRAKVLSISKNDKGQVRISLSRKQAEGDPWQDVSQKLEAGTVAQGRVVRLAPFGVFVEILPGIEGLVHISELSWTKRVTKPEEIVQAGDNIAVKIKDINSETRRISLSLREAEGDPWQDAAQRFAAGSLVQGIVEGRSPHGLFITLAPGITGLLPAGVIKNSKNSGQYSKLDKGDSVALIVQNIDTAMRRISLAPEGTEASPAADDKAWKQHANLGATSGNTGLNTLAQALHKAMQNK; from the coding sequence ATGACCGAGGAAAAATTCGCGGCCTCCATGCAGGAGGAAGGCGTTGAGGATTTTGCCGCTATGCTGGCAGCCCACGAAACATCTGGACACCGCCTTCAAACGGGGCAAAAAGTTACTGGTACTGTTATTGCCGTAACTGGTGACAGCGTTTTTATTGACGTGGGCATAAAGGTTGACGGCATCATGGAGCGTAAAGACATCCTTGACGCTGACGGCAAGGAAACCGCGGGCCCCGGCGACACCGTGGAAGCATGGGTTGTCGGCGTGTCTTCCCAAGAAATTCGCCTTTCCCGCTCCATGAGCGGCAGCGGTGTAGCTGCGCTTGAGGAAGCCCGGGATGCTGGCCTTCCCGTTGAGGGCCGAATCGCAGGCACATGCAAAGGCGGTTACACCGTTGAAGTTATGGGCAAAACCGCCTTTTGCCCTGGTAGCCAGATTGGTCTGGCGGCATCGGAAGAAGCGGATTCGCTTGTAGGCCGTATGCTGCAGTTTCTTGTTATCAGGGTTGAGAACAGGGGACGCAATATCGTAGTGTCCCGCCGCGCCCTGCTTGACCGCGAACGCCAGGCCCAACTTGAAGTTCTGCTTGAAAAACTTGAAGTTGGCGCTACTGTTGAAGGTAAGATATCACGATTTGCGCCTTTCGGTGCTTTTATGGAACTGGACAGCGCCGTTGAAGGCATGATCCACCTTTCCGAACTTTCATGGTCTCGTGTGGGCACCCCCGATGAGGCCGTATCCTTGGGCGACACGGTTCGCGCCAAAGTTCTTTCCATCAGCAAAAACGATAAGGGACAGGTTCGAATTTCCCTTTCGCGTAAGCAGGCTGAAGGCGACCCTTGGCAGGATGTGTCACAAAAGCTTGAAGCTGGTACAGTTGCGCAGGGCAGAGTAGTTCGCCTGGCTCCTTTTGGCGTTTTTGTTGAAATTCTGCCGGGCATTGAAGGTCTTGTGCATATTTCAGAATTGTCATGGACCAAGCGTGTAACCAAGCCTGAAGAAATCGTTCAGGCTGGTGATAACATTGCCGTAAAAATCAAAGACATTAACAGTGAAACCCGTCGCATATCCCTGAGTTTGCGCGAAGCAGAAGGGGACCCCTGGCAGGACGCCGCACAGCGCTTTGCTGCGGGCTCTCTGGTACAGGGTATAGTGGAAGGGCGCAGCCCCCACGGCCTTTTCATTACATTGGCACCTGGCATTACTGGCCTTTTGCCTGCTGGAGTTATCAAGAATTCTAAAAACTCTGGGCAGTACAGCAAATTGGACAAGGGCGACAGCGTGGCCTTAATAGTACAAAATATCGATACCGCCATGCGCCGCATCAGCCTTGCTCCTGAGGGCACTGAAGCTTCGCCCGCTGCTGACGATAAGGCTTGGAAACAGCACGCCAACCTCGGCGCAACTTCTGGAAACACGGGATTAAACACACTGGCACAAGCTTTGCATAAAGCCATGCAAAACAAGTAA
- the efp gene encoding elongation factor P: protein MYSTTDFRKGLKIEVEGTPYEIVDFQHFKPGKGGAMVRTKLRNILTGRMQDITFRSGEKVGKPDLETRDMQFLYRQDDELIFMDMTTYEQIQMPISTTDGKEGFLKDGQECRVLLYRGSPLDIDIPVSLVLTVVETEPGAKGDTVSNVTKAAKLETGLVVQVPIFVNEGDRVKVDTRSKEYLGRE from the coding sequence ATGTATTCAACCACGGATTTTCGCAAGGGCCTTAAAATCGAAGTCGAAGGCACGCCCTACGAAATTGTGGATTTCCAGCACTTCAAGCCCGGCAAGGGCGGTGCTATGGTGCGCACCAAGTTGCGCAACATTCTCACTGGACGCATGCAGGACATCACGTTCCGGTCCGGCGAAAAGGTCGGCAAGCCTGACCTTGAAACCCGTGACATGCAGTTCCTGTATCGCCAGGATGATGAACTCATTTTTATGGACATGACCACCTATGAGCAAATTCAGATGCCCATCTCCACCACGGATGGCAAAGAAGGCTTTTTGAAGGATGGTCAAGAGTGCCGTGTGCTGCTTTACAGGGGCAGCCCGCTTGATATCGACATCCCCGTCAGCCTGGTACTGACTGTTGTGGAAACAGAGCCGGGCGCCAAGGGTGATACGGTCAGCAACGTCACCAAGGCCGCCAAGCTTGAAACAGGTCTTGTAGTGCAGGTGCCCATTTTCGTAAACGAAGGTGACCGCGTTAAAGTGGACACCCGTTCCAAGGAATACCTGGGCCGGGAATAA
- the trxB gene encoding thioredoxin-disulfide reductase — MKSYDAVVIGGGPAGVTAAMYLARSGCSVLLPERLTSGGQLLQTEALENYPGFPKGIKGYELADLFTEHLEGLTVDRPAIVVESITGSAGQFTVHTDDEDYLCKTVLVCSGAKHRTLGLEGEEKLRGRGLSYCALCDGNFYRNQTVAVAGGGNAALEESLYLSKIVGKIHLIHRRDSFRGLKVYEDRLESMPEKVNIMRSSVITKLHGNDALTGLTVKNLQTGHEELLPVDGLFVYVGFAPVTNFLPQGIELDEQGFIVTDTEMRTNIPGIFAAGDIRSKLCRQVITAAGDGATAAQAAFVFLEQLHA, encoded by the coding sequence ATGAAATCGTATGATGCCGTTGTGATCGGCGGCGGCCCTGCCGGCGTCACCGCAGCCATGTATTTGGCGCGGTCCGGTTGCAGCGTTCTTCTGCCCGAGCGACTGACCTCAGGTGGCCAATTGCTACAGACCGAGGCGCTGGAGAATTATCCGGGCTTTCCCAAGGGCATCAAGGGCTACGAACTTGCTGACCTTTTCACAGAGCATCTTGAAGGTTTGACGGTAGACAGGCCCGCCATTGTAGTGGAGTCCATTACCGGTTCGGCGGGCCAGTTTACCGTGCACACTGATGACGAAGATTACCTGTGCAAAACTGTGCTTGTATGCTCCGGCGCCAAGCACCGTACCCTTGGCCTGGAGGGCGAAGAAAAACTGCGTGGGCGCGGTCTTTCTTACTGCGCCCTTTGCGATGGAAATTTCTATCGCAACCAGACCGTAGCCGTGGCTGGCGGCGGAAATGCTGCCCTGGAAGAAAGTCTTTATCTTTCCAAAATTGTCGGCAAAATACACCTTATTCATCGGCGTGACAGCTTCCGCGGGCTCAAAGTCTATGAAGACAGGCTCGAAAGTATGCCAGAAAAGGTAAATATCATGCGCAGTTCGGTTATTACCAAACTGCACGGTAATGATGCGCTGACAGGTCTGACCGTAAAGAATCTCCAAACCGGCCATGAAGAGCTGTTGCCAGTTGATGGGCTTTTCGTTTATGTAGGCTTTGCTCCTGTTACAAACTTTCTGCCGCAAGGCATTGAGCTTGATGAACAGGGCTTTATAGTGACTGATACAGAAATGCGCACCAATATCCCCGGCATCTTTGCCGCTGGCGACATTCGCTCAAAGCTGTGCCGCCAGGTTATCACTGCCGCCGGCGATGGCGCAACCGCCGCACAAGCGGCATTTGTATTCTTGGAACAGCTCCATGCATAA